The following are encoded together in the Dama dama isolate Ldn47 chromosome 29, ASM3311817v1, whole genome shotgun sequence genome:
- the IFNK gene encoding LOW QUALITY PROTEIN: interferon kappa (The sequence of the model RefSeq protein was modified relative to this genomic sequence to represent the inferred CDS: deleted 1 base in 1 codon; substituted 2 bases at 2 genomic stop codons): MSSKPDGIXKYVWLARLMGLFITGILSLDCNLLNVHLRRVTWQNLRLLRRMSNSFPIECLQEGKAFELPQEIFSHSQPLKRNIKEAFYKMSRQAFHIFTQDMFKPTWEKKHLSQVQVGLDHQLRYLEQCWEEEEDGDEDTGERKRLSQPERRPSGAPVLQPGNLELRRYFNRIDRFLKDKKRSPCAWEIVXMEIRRCFYFFQKLTALLRRR; the protein is encoded by the exons atgagcaGCAAGCCTGATGGGATTTGAAAATATGTGTGGCTGGCACGCCTCATGGGTCTGTTCATCACTGGCATCCTCTCTCTGGACTGTAACTTACTGAATGTTCACCTGAGGAGAGTCACCTGGCAGAATCTGAGACTTCTGAGGAGGATGAGCAATTCATTTCCTATAGAGTGTCTACAAGAAGGCAAAGCTTTCGAGTTGCCCCAAGAGATCTTCTCACACAGCCAGCCTCTGAAGAGGAACATCAAGGAGGCCTTCTACAAAATGTCCAGACAAGCCTTCCACATCTTCACTCAAGACATGTTCAAACCCACTTGGGAAAAGAAACACCTGAGCCAAGTCCAGGTCGGACTTGATCACCAGCTGCGGTACCTGGAGCAATgctgggaagaagaggaggacGGAGATGAAGATACAGGAGAGAGG AAGCGCCTCTCTCAGCCAGAGAGGAGACCCTCAGGAGCTCCAGTCCTCCAGCCAGGCAACCTAGAACTGAGGAGATATTTCAACAGGATAGACAGGTTCCTCAAAGATAAGAAACGCAGTCCCTGTGCCTGGGAGATTGTCTGAATGGAAATCAGAAGGTGTTTCTACTTCTTTCAGAAACTCACAGCACTACTCAGGAGGAGATAA